The Aspergillus fumigatus Af293 chromosome 3, whole genome shotgun sequence region ACTTTTGGAaccaagctgaagaagcttgatGGCCTCAAGGTCGGCGTCCTGGGTTCTGTCCAGCACCCGGGCTCGGTTGAGGGAGCTTCCACCCTCCGCGACCGTCTGAAGGACGACGGTGTCGACGTGGTTCTTGTCGCAGAGCGTCTGGCCGACGGTGTTGACCAGACCTATTCTACTTCAGATGCAATCCAATTTGACGCTGTGGTCGTTGCCGCCGGTGCAGAGAGTCTCTTCGCGGCATCCTCGTTTACCGGTGGGTCCGCCAACTCAGCTAGTGGTGCAAGCTCTCTGTACCCCACCGGTCGGCCCCTGCAGATTCTCATTGACGGATTCCGGTTCGGCAAGACTGTTGGGGCGCTGGGAAGCGGCACAGCTGCTCTCCGCAACGCGGGGATTGCAACGTCTCGGGACGGCGTGTATGTGGCTCAGTCAGTCACTGATGACTTTGCCAATGATCTTAAGGAGGGCCTTAGAACTTTTAAGTTTTTGGACCGGTTTCCCGTGGATCACTAGGGGCTGGGTAGGAGAATGGTGAAAATGTGCCTTAACGCCCGACTCATTCTTATGACTTTCACTCGGTGACTCGAGAGTTGCTGCTTCTCTGTCTATACCGTGCTCTGTACTACTGTAGTACTAATCGTACAAATATTCATCAATTCAAATCCATCTTCTTGTAAAGCTTGAGCTCACACTTCGCTCCTTAGGTAATAGCATTCACCTGAGCGCTGCCTGGAGGCACAGGTGACTGGCACCTGACGGACGGGCTAAAGCCGGATATTTGTGCGGGGCGGCCAGAAGTCTCCAGAATGTCTCTTGGTTTCTTTAGTTACTTCCTCTTACTACTCTGCACTATGAGTACACATGCACCCCGAGAGCTGATGATGAAAGAGGCTGTTAGCCACGGTTTTCGTCGTCTAAATCGCTCTTTTTGTCCCGAAGGTTCGAACGTTTTGAGGCTTTTTATTCCCCATTCCCACTCCACGTCCTCCACTTTTTTTTCAAGTGCCGGTTATGCTGCTCACCGGATTGCCGTGTCTACCGTGTCTGCCGTGCAACTCTAAACGGGAGCGTTTAGCCATCCCGGAGGATTGTGGCTTGGATTACCCCGCAGAAACAATCTTTGCTTCCTGCTAGGCTGCGATCAATTCTTATTACACTTTGTGGCCAAGTCACGGTACGCCACCGAATTCTTGGAAATTAGATTGCGGACAAAGTTTGCTGGATGCAACGTTGGGTTGGCTCAGAAAGTCTGTGCGTCATCCACGCATTCTTTTCCCTGTAAATCTCGGGGTGTTCCTGGACTGTGACGTGACCAACCCGCGCTGATTCGGGCACATGGAATCCCGTCCGGGGCGCCCAGGGGATCGACATTCGGTCTTTCCGGTATCGGATACGAATGTGGAGAAAACGGACGAGCTGTTCTTTCACCTTCCTTTCTGAGGTGGCGCCTTCTCCTGTTATTTAAGCAGGTTCGAACCGGCCCATGTCGGATTATGAAGAGTGCACGCTGGCTGTCAAAATCCTTTCCCCAGCAGGATCCTTTTTTGGGCTGATTCCACTGCCCTAGAGGCTATCCAGGATGCTTTCCCAGGTGAGCACACGGTCCGCTCTTTCGACCCTTGTCGAGCGATGTGAGCTTACCAGATTGACAGAACCTGGCCACGTGGGTGTCACTGCTCGCGTGTCTCCCCGCAGCGATCGGCTTACCGAACAATAATGACCGGGTTGCGAGGAGCTTGAAGAGACACGGCGGCCATGGACACAAACAAGTCGACACAAATTCCTCGCATGTCTACAAGACTAGATTCCCTGGTGTGACCTGGGATGATGACCACTGGCTGCTCTCAACTACTACCCTGGATCAGGGCCACTACCAATCTCGCGGTTCCATTGCTAATGGTTACCTTGGTATCAACGTTGCGAGCGTTGGCCCATTTTTCGAACTGGACGTTCCGGTCAGCGGCGACGTGATTAACGGCTGGCCTCTGTATTCCCGACGACAGACCTTCGCGACTATTGCGGGGTTCTTTGATTATCAGCCCACGACAAATGGCTCTAACTTTCCTTGGCTCAATCAGTACGGAGGTGAGAGCGTGATCAGCGGGATCCCCCACTGGAGTGGGCTGATTCTCGACCTCGGCGATGGCAATTACCTCGATGCTACCGTGGACAACAAGACCATCACCGATTTCCGGTCCACATACGATTTCAAGTCCGGGGTGCTGTCTTGGTCGTACACATGGACTCCTAAATGTAACAAGGGCTCTTTCAACATTACGTACCGGCTGTTTGCTCACAAGCTGCATGTCAACCAAGCCGTGGTGGATATGGAGATCACCCCTTCCCAGGGGTCTGAGGCGACAGTGGTCAACGTCATTGATGGGTTCTCGGCTGTCCGTACCGATTTTGTGGAATCCGGCCAAGACAACGGAGCTCTCTTCTCGGCTGTGCGGCCCTGGGGAATCTCAAATGTCACGGCCTATGTCTACACGAATTTGACTGCCTCCGCTGGTGTGGACCTGACTTCCCGAGCTCTGGTCAACGACAAGCCCTATGTCCACAGCAATGAATCATCCATTGCGCAGGCTGTTGATGTCAAGTTCCGTGCGAATGAGACGGTCCGGATCACCAAGTTCGTTGGTGCTGCGTCGTCGGACGCCTTCCCTAACCCGCAACAGACGGCAAAGCAAGCCGTGTCTGCGGCAATGGGCGCTGGCTATATGGGGTCGTTGCAGTCGCACGTGGAAGAGTGGGCTAGCATTCTCCTGGACGGTTCGGTAGACAGCTTTGTCGACCCCGCCACCGGAAAATTGCCGGATGATGATCACATCCTCAACTCCCAGATCATTGCGGTCGCAAACACGTACTACCTCTTGCAGAACACCGTGGGcaagaatgccatcaaggCTGTGTCAGGAGCTCCTGTTAATGTCGACAGTATCTCCGTCGGTGGGTTGACCTCTGATTCGTATGCGGGTCTGGTTTTCTGGGATGCCGACGTCTGGATGCAGCCAGGTCTGGTGGCATCTCATCCCGAGGCAGCGCAGAGAGTGACCAATTACCGAACAAAGCTGTACCCACAGGCACTGGAGAATATCAACACTGCCTTTACAAGCTCCAAGAACCGgaccaccttctcccctTCGGCGGCCATCTATCCTTGGACAAGTGGTCGCTTCGGTAACTGCACCGGTACTGGTCCTTGCTGGGACTACCAGTATCACTTGAACGGCGATATCGGGCTTTCCTTGATGTATCAATGGATTGCGAGCGGCGACACAAAGACGTTCCGAGAGCAGCATTTTCCCATTTACGACTCCGTTGCCACCATGTATTCGAACATTGTTCAGCGCAATGGTTCGTCCTGGACGCTGACCAATATGACCGATCCGGTACGTTTGACTACCTGGGTATTGCGTACCTCGAAACTAATCAATTTTCTAAGGATGAATATGCCAACCACATTGATGCCGGTGGCTTCACAATGCCTCTTATCTCCGAGACCCTGAGCTACGCCAATTCCTTCCGGAAGCAGTTTGGTCTTGAGCAGAATGAGACGTGGACGGAAATTTCTGAAAATGTCCTTCTCATCAGGGAGGACGGCGTGACGCTGGAATATACCACGATGAACGGTACCGCTGTGGTGAAGCAGGCTGATATAGTGCTTGTCACCTATCCTTTGGTCTATGACAACAATTATACAGCACAGCACGCGTTGAATGACCTTGATTATGTGAGTCCCTCCTGCTTATCCTTCAATGCATGAGACTAACTCTTAATGTCTCACAGTACGCCAACCAGCAGTCTCCTGACGGACCTGCTATGACGTGGGCTATATTTGCAATCACTGCAAATGATGTCTCACCATCCGGCTGCTCTGCCTATACCTACCATCAGGACTCTTACGACCCGTACATGAGAGCTCCGTTTTACCAACTGTCCGAACAGATGATCGATGACGCCGGTATCAACGGTGGCACTCACCCGGCTTATCCCTTTTTGACAGGACACGGTGGTGCCAACCAGGTCGTCCTCATGGGATACCTGGGCCTGAGACTGCTTCCCGATGATGCCATTCATATCGACCCTAACCTGCCCCCTCAGGTTTCCAACTTGAAGTACCGCACGTTCTATTGGCGCGGATGGCCCATTTCCTCGAGCTCCAACCGCACCCATACGACTATTAGCCGAGCGGCAAACCTTGCGCCTCTCGACACGGCAGACTCTCGCTTTGCCAACGCCTCCATTCCTGTCTTGGTTGGCGACCCCAGCAACTCGACTGCCTACCGGCTTCCAGTCACGGCCCCCCTGGTCGTTCCCAACAGACAGATCGGATTCAACAACACCATCCCTGGAAACATGGTGCAATGTCGCCCCGTGTACTCGCCCAATGATTATGCTCCCGGTCAGTTCCCCATTGCGGCCGTCGACGGTGCAACTTCTACCAAGTGGCGGCCTTCCACCGCCAACATGAGCTCGTTGACCGTGGCCCTGGCCGACGTCGAGATCAACTCCAAGGTCTCTGGCTTCCACTTTAATTGGTGGCAAGCCCCTCCCGTCAATGCCACCGTCATCTTCCACGACGAGATGCTTGAGGACCCAGTGGCTGCGATGTCTTCCTCCCACGGGAACTCCCGATACAGGGTCGTCACCACATTGACAAACATCGAACAATCTCAGCCTTATGACGCCCAGAGCACTGACAACAACGAAGTTGTCTTGAACACCGGTAATACGACCGATGTGAGTTTGTCACAAACTGTGCACACGTCTCGCTACGCCACTCTGTTGATTTCGGGTAATCAggccggcggcgaggaaGGTGCTACTGTTGCTGAGTGGGCTATCCTGGGTGAGAGCAAGGGATCGTCGAGTGGTCACGGCAACAACAAGAGAAGGCTGGACGTCagggctgctgctgctctgtCTGCTTTGAATGACCGTCGGTACCGACAGTTCAATGCTTGAGAATGAGTCGCCAGACAGTGGTCACTGAAGATCCTTGGGCTTTGGCACATGTATTATACATTCCTTTTATGATGTACATAATATGGTCTGATGCTTGCTTACTAGCTAACAAGCAGATCTAAGTGACTCGTGCTTACTGCTTAGGTCTTATTCAGCCGGTCAACTTCTTGATTCGACATCGAATGAGCATGAAATTCAAGTCCTAGTCTCAAAATGTAGTGGATCTCGTTGAGACTCGTTGGAGCACCGAAGAAGTCGTTTCAAATTTGGAAACAGACTGCAATAAAGCTCCCCTAGGCACCTTAACTTCCTAACTGTGTAGGACTAAGGCCAGGCACCCGCATCAATTATGGAGATGCGCTGGTATCTTACATTGA contains the following coding sequences:
- the treA gene encoding alpha,alpha-trehalase treA; translated protein: MLSQNLATWVSLLACLPAAIGLPNNNDRVARSLKRHGGHGHKQVDTNSSHVYKTRFPGVTWDDDHWLLSTTTLDQGHYQSRGSIANGYLGINVASVGPFFELDVPVSGDVINGWPLYSRRQTFATIAGFFDYQPTTNGSNFPWLNQYGGESVISGIPHWSGLILDLGDGNYLDATVDNKTITDFRSTYDFKSGVLSWSYTWTPKCNKGSFNITYRLFAHKLHVNQAVVDMEITPSQGSEATVVNVIDGFSAVRTDFVESGQDNGALFSAVRPWGISNVTAYVYTNLTASAGVDLTSRALVNDKPYVHSNESSIAQAVDVKFRANETVRITKFVGAASSDAFPNPQQTAKQAVSAAMGAGYMGSLQSHVEEWASILLDGSVDSFVDPATGKLPDDDHILNSQIIAVANTYYLLQNTVGKNAIKAVSGAPVNVDSISVGGLTSDSYAGLVFWDADVWMQPGLVASHPEAAQRVTNYRTKLYPQALENINTAFTSSKNRTTFSPSAAIYPWTSGRFGNCTGTGPCWDYQYHLNGDIGLSLMYQWIASGDTKTFREQHFPIYDSVATMYSNIVQRNGSSWTLTNMTDPDEYANHIDAGGFTMPLISETLSYANSFRKQFGLEQNETWTEISENVLLIREDGVTLEYTTMNGTAVVKQADIVLVTYPLVYDNNYTAQHALNDLDYYANQQSPDGPAMTWAIFAITANDVSPSGCSAYTYHQDSYDPYMRAPFYQLSEQMIDDAGINGGTHPAYPFLTGHGGANQVVLMGYLGLRLLPDDAIHIDPNLPPQVSNLKYRTFYWRGWPISSSSNRTHTTISRAANLAPLDTADSRFANASIPVLVGDPSNSTAYRLPVTAPLVVPNRQIGFNNTIPGNMVQCRPVYSPNDYAPGQFPIAAVDGATSTKWRPSTANMSSLTVALADVEINSKVSGFHFNWWQAPPVNATVIFHDEMLEDPVAAMSSSHGNSRYRVVTTLTNIEQSQPYDAQSTDNNEVVLNTGNTTDVSLSQTVHTSRYATLLISGNQAGGEEGATVAEWAILGESKGSSSGHGNNKRRLDVRAAAALSALNDRRYRQFNA